A window of Vigna unguiculata cultivar IT97K-499-35 chromosome 4, ASM411807v1, whole genome shotgun sequence contains these coding sequences:
- the LOC114181766 gene encoding receptor-like protein EIX2: protein MMIMKNLKVTMFMLCVVLQVVHGEQEMRCNPKEREALLQFKAAIVDDYAMLSSWTTSDCCRWEGIRCSNLTAHILSIDLHGELHFQYDHEEFSGRYIGGEIHKSLMELRHLMYLNLSSNFLRGYIPEFLGSLRNLRYLDLSSCDFTGRIPSQLGSLSHLIVLDLSWNSLEDSIPSELGNLSQLQHLDLSCNSFEGNIPPQLGNLSELHELYLGGYDINFAHGGQWLLNLRSLTHLYLESVPNLNHSHSWLQVIVNLPKLRELSLVDCGLSDHFILSSMPFNFNFSTTLSALHLTLNLLTSPVVFQWVSNITSNLVELRVDGNLLEGSTSSHFGTVMTSLKHLDLSYNYFKARDLNPFVNICTLHSLSVAGNNLTEDLPSIFSDLSSGCVRHSLQTLDLAYNFIIGTFPDVSIFSSLKTLLLGTNLLSGMIHEGVKLPSTLEGLSIASNFLEGGIPKSFGNACLLSLDMSDNSLSDELPVVISHLSGCATHSLEELSLSMNQINGTLPDLSTFTSLKRLNLFKNKLNGEVPTYFRFPPHLEELYMQSNSLKGVLTNYHFTNMSKLHELDLSDNSLTLAFTQNWVPPFQLSMIELRSCKLGPTFPEWLRTQNKFVGIDISNAGISDIVPEWFWAKLPLQEVMTMNVSFNYLQGIIPNFPPTYISNSMSLGSNQFEGSIPLFLRNSRFLDLSKNKFSDFLSFLCGNDTIQILFHLDLSYNQLSGHIPNCWRQLNSLVYLDLSHNNFSGKIPTSMGLFLDLQVMLLRNNNLVEGIPSSLRNCQKLVMLDISENKLSGYIPHWIGTKKDLQILSLKSNKFFGSLPLEICCLRKIQLLDLSLNNLSGKIPKCIQNFTSMAQTTSSMDYEGQLYSFNDNLNALLMWKYLEQSFHLKASLMWKGLEQMFMNKGLSLLKSIDLSSNHFIGEIPIEIEKLFGLVSLNLSRNSLFGEIPSNIGKLASLDSLDLSRNQLVGSIPLSLSQIYGLGVLDLSHNHLSGGIPTGTQLQSFTTSTYEDNLDLCGPPLKKLCDGETTQESNVKVHEDEYSFFNVDFFISMTFGFVLSFWMIFGFLTTCLFHPIE from the coding sequence ATGATGATAATGAAGAATCTGAAAGTGACGATGTTTATGTTGTGTGTGGTGTTGCAGGTTGTTCATGGTGAACAAGAAATGAGATGCAATCCTAAGGAGAGGGAAGCACTCCTTCAATTCAAGGCTGCCATTGTTGATGACTACGCCATGCTCTCCTCTTGGACCACCTCCGACTGCTGCCGGTGGGAGGGGATTCGCTGCAGCAACCTCACCGCCCATATTCTAAGCATCGACCTTCACGGAGAGCTTCATTTTCAATATGATCATGAAGAATTCTCTGGACGTTATATAGGCGGAGAGATCCACAAGTCGTTGATGGAATTGCGACATTTGATGTATTTGAATCTCAGTTCCAATTTTCTGCGTGGATACATTCCAGAGTTTCTTGGTTCTCTCAGAAACTTGAGATACCTTGATCTCTCTTCATGTGATTTTACCGGAAGAATCCCAAGTCAGCTAGGTTCTCTCTCTCACTTGATAGTTTTAGATCTTTCTTGGAATTCTTTGGAGGATTCAATCCCCAGTGAGCTTGGAAATCTCTCCCAATTGCAGCATCTTGATCTTAGCTGCAATTCTTTTGAAGGAAATATACCGCCCCAACTTGGAAATCTCTCTGAGTTGCATGAGCTCTATCTCGGAGGATATGATATCAACTTTGCCCATGGAGGTCAGTGGCTCTTAAATCTTCGTTCTTTAACCCATCTTTACTTGGAGTCTGTACCAAATCTTAATCATTCTCATAGTTGGTTGCAAGTGATTGTGAACCTACCAAAACTAAGGGAACTAAGTTTAGTTGATTGTGGCCTTTCCGATCATTTCATTCTGTCATCCATGCCTTTTAACTTCAATTTTTCTACCACCCTCTCTGCCCTTCATCTTACGTTGAACCTCTTGACGTCACCGGTGGTATTTCAATGGGTCTCAAACATCACTTCCAACCTTGTTGAGCTTAGGGTTGATGGTAACCTCTTGGAGGGTTCCACATCGAGTCATTTTGGTACGGTCATGACTTCGCTTAAACACCTTGACCTCTCCTATAATTATTTCAAGGCCAGGGATTTGAATCCCTTCGTGAATATATGCACCTTGCATTCTTTATCTGTGGCTGGAAACAATTTGACCGAAGACCTTCCATCCATTTTCAGTGATTTGTCCAGTGGTTGCGTTAGACACTCGTTACAAACATTGGATCTTGCATATAACTTCATTATTGGCACTTTTCCTGATGTTTCAATATTCTCTTCTTTGAAAACATTGCTTCTTGGTACAAATCTTTTAAGTGGAATGATACATGAAGGTGTCAAGTTACCATCTACTTTGGAAGGTTTATCAATTGCCTCAAATTTCTTAGAAGGTGGAATTCCAAAATCATTTGGAAATGCATGTTTGCTTTCACTGGACATGTCTGATAATAGCTTGAGTGATGAGCTTCCAGTGGTAATCTCTCACTTGTCAGGATGTGCTACACATTCATTGGAAGAATTAAGTCTAAGCATGAATCAAATCAATGGCACACTACCTGACTTATCAACATTCACAtctttaaaaagattaaatctttttaaaaataagctAAATGGAGAGGTTCCTACATATTTTCGATTTCCACCTCACTTGGAGGAACTCTACATGCAGTCAAATTCTTTAAAAGGTGTGCTCACTAACTACCATTTCACCAATATGTCTAAGTTACATGAATTGGATTTATCTGACAACTCATTGACTTTGGCATTTACCCAAAATTGGGTCCCACCTTTTCAATTGTCCATGATAGAATTGAGATCTTGCAAGCTAGGTCCAACATTTCCCGAATGGTTGCGGacacaaaataaatttgttggtattgacatttcaaatgctGGAATATCAGATATTGTTCCTGAATGGTTTTGGGCTAAATTGCCATTACAAGAAGTAATGACAATGAATGTTTCATTCAACTATCTACAAGGCATAATTCCAAATTTTCCACCAACATATATTTCTAATTCCATGTCCCTTGGATCAAATCAATTTGAAGGTTCCATTCCTCTATTTCTACGAAATTCTAGATTTCTtgatttatcaaaaaataaattctcagattttctttcatttttatgtgGGAATGAtacaattcaaattttatttcatttagaCCTTTCATATAATCAGTTATCCGGACATATCCCAAATTGTTGGAGACAATTGAATTCACTGGTTTATTTAGATTTGAGTCACAATAATTTTTCAGGAAAAATTCCTACTTCAATGGGATTGTTTCTTGATCTTCAAGTAATGTTgttgagaaataacaatttAGTAGAAGGAATCCCTTCATCCTTGAGGAATTGTCAAAAGTTGGTAATGCTAGATATATCAGAAAACAAATTATCAGGATATATCCCTCATTGGATTGGAACGAAAAAAGATTTGCAAATTTTAAGTttgaaaagtaataaattttttggaAGTTTACCATTAGAAATTTGTTGTCTAAGAAAGATTCAACTTTTGGATCTCTCACTGAACAACTTATCTGGAAAAATTCCTAAATGCATACAAAACTTTACTTCAATGGCTCAAACAACATCTTCAATGGATTATGAAGGTCAATTGTATTCTTTCAATGACAATTTGAATGCACTATTAATGTGGAAATATCTTGAACAATCATTCCATTTGAAAGCATCCTTGATGTGGAAAGGTTTGGAACAAATGTTTATGAATAAAGGTTTGTCACTTTTAAAAAGCATCGATCTCTCAAGCAATCATTTCATAGGAGAAATTCCTATAGAAATAGAGAAATTATTTGGATTGGTTTCATTGAACTTATCAAGAAACAGTTTGTTTGGAGAAATTCCTTCAAACATTGGAAAATTGGCTTCACTTGATTCTCTTGATTTGTCAAGAAATCAACTTGTTGGTTCAATTCCTCTTAGTCTTTCTCAAATTTATGGGCTAGGTGTATTGGATTTGTCTCATAACCATCTAAGTGGAGGAATTCCTACTGGTACACAATTGCAAAGTTTCACTACATCTACTTATGAAGATAATCTTGATCTTTGTGGACCACCACTTAAGAAACTATGTGATGGGGAAACAACACAAGAATCAAATGTTAAAGTTCATGAAGACGAATATTCATTTTTCAATGTTGATTTTTTCATAAGTATGACATTTGGATTTGTTTTAAGCTTTTGGATGATATTTGGGTTTTTGACAACATGCCTATTTCATcctattgaataa